One region of Thermoanaerobaculia bacterium genomic DNA includes:
- a CDS encoding class I SAM-dependent methyltransferase, with protein MNHTPGSADPARLRNNYEIERELAGRLWKATGEQRKTLYGEVYKELFQKVELPGYVEAQREQVGLQIQLLQPFLNNTTRFLEIGAGSCYLSLALADRLTKVWAVDAVPPVLSEDMVPHNFRFVQSEQLHKEVATASVDLIFSCHFVEHLHPDDLPGHLSDVFELLIPGGQYIMVTPNRIYGPHDSSRGFSERASGLHLQEYTHGTFAVALRRTGFTKIRAIAELGKASSSFRLRWVAMVERIVDSIPASCRRVLLARVPRKAPFRPLEQVKLVAEKPRD; from the coding sequence ATGAATCATACCCCAGGAAGTGCGGATCCGGCACGTTTACGTAATAATTATGAAATCGAACGTGAACTTGCGGGCCGGTTGTGGAAGGCGACAGGCGAACAACGTAAAACACTCTATGGTGAAGTATATAAAGAACTCTTTCAGAAAGTGGAATTACCCGGTTACGTGGAAGCACAGCGCGAACAGGTGGGATTACAGATACAGCTGTTACAGCCGTTCCTCAACAATACGACCCGTTTCTTAGAAATTGGCGCAGGATCATGTTATCTCAGCCTGGCGCTGGCTGATCGGCTTACCAAAGTATGGGCTGTAGACGCGGTTCCTCCTGTCCTGTCTGAGGATATGGTGCCTCATAATTTTCGTTTTGTACAATCGGAGCAACTTCATAAGGAAGTAGCGACAGCTTCTGTAGATCTTATCTTCAGTTGCCATTTTGTGGAGCATCTTCACCCTGACGATCTTCCGGGTCATCTATCTGATGTCTTTGAATTGCTGATACCCGGCGGACAATACATCATGGTGACGCCCAACAGGATTTATGGTCCACATGATTCCTCCCGTGGTTTCAGTGAACGTGCGTCAGGGTTGCATCTCCAGGAATATACCCATGGCACCTTTGCGGTTGCTCTACGGAGGACAGGATTCACGAAAATTCGAGCCATCGCAGAACTTGGGAAAGCTTCCTCTTCGTTCAGACTCAGGTGGGTTGCCATGGTTGAAAGGATTGTCGATTCCATACCGGCTTCTTGTCGCAGGGTCTTACTGGCCAGAGTCCCCCGGAAAGCTCCATTCCGACCCCTGGAACAGGTGAAGCTGGTCGCAGAGAAGCCCCGGGATTGA